The Amphiprion ocellaris isolate individual 3 ecotype Okinawa chromosome 12, ASM2253959v1, whole genome shotgun sequence region GCCTAAATAATTTAGTCTTATCAGTGAAGCAAGAATAGTTTTCATTAAATAGGTAATaaaataggtaataaactaaaACTAGCAAATAATAAAAGTGACTGTAACACACAAATGAagccatcttttctttttcccagAGTTCAGCAGGAACAGGATCATCTCTGCGGGTCCATGCAGTCCGATTTGGTCCTGGTCAGGAGCTGCTGGGGTCTCTGCAGGCCTTTGTGGAGGAAAGACGACTCCGAGCACCGTTCATCATCACCTGTGTGGGCAGCGTCACCAAGGCAACGCTGAGGCTGGCCAACGCCACGGCGACAAATACAAACGAGGTACTTGGCAGCAGCATGGAGGCCTGAGGTGCGTTTGTAGAAGTAGATGAAAGAGAGGAGATGTTCTGACTTTGTTGCCTCTGAACAGCACTTTGAAACTGTTCTCATCTCGTGTACGTTTTTCCATCTTATTCTGCACCAACTCAGCTATAAGTCTGACCTTCTCATTATTTTGTCAGTTCGATGAATATAAAGCTGCCAAGAGTCTAAATACAAAGAAAACTGATAACAGTCTGTATGAAAACGTGCAAATCCGTACTGATTATCACTGAGAAAATTGTTGCATATGtgtttcatcttgttttaaATATCAGTTCAGTATAGTGCAGCAGAAAGTAGAGGAAAAACTTATCATCAGCCATTGATGAGTAAATTGATTTTCTTCAAATTTATTTTAGTGCCTTTGCTACTAAAAGTCTTTGTATtgcattaaaaactgttttcatgGTGTACAGGTGCGAGATGCtgcacacattttcacatcagATGGGTTTCTCAGCTTGTCTTGACATGAGATATTTAAAAAGTTTTGTCATTCTGAATCGCTCCAGTGAGTTGGTTCATCAGGCAGCAGATATAGAAACACACAACGAGAGATCCGCTGTGGTTTATCGTGTTCTCGTTCAGCTCACCacgattaaccctcctgttgtcctcatttatgggcaccaaaaaataatgtttcattgtctgaaaaaatccaaaaattcagcaaaaaattccacaattttctgaaaatttgcaaaaccttcaggaagaaaattccaataattccttaaaagtttcccttaaaagttttatttttttaaaaaaatattgtaaatattttcaaaaaattagtaaaattcttcccccaaaaaatcccaaaaatatctaaactgattacatatatatcagtaaaacttctaatattttctttaagaacattcacaaaaaaatttaccaaaatccagcgaaattcgctggattttggtaaattttttttttgtgaatgttcttaagaaacatttttaacatttcttttttcccaccacaaaatgttcaaaaatttcccaaaaatgttgaaaatgtggacatcagaagtttcactgtgaaaatatatttttttccccacattttcaagctttaaagcgggtcaattttgaccgaCAGGACACCACGAGGGTTAAAGCTCTCGGCCTTCTGTCTCAGGTGATGCACCTCACAGGGAGGTTTGAGATCGTCTCCCTGGTCGGAACGCTCAACCCAGAAGCCCACCTCCACATCAGCCTGGCGGACGGCGAGGGCAGGACAATCGGGGGACACGTGTTGGGGGATCTGGAGGTTTTCACCACAGCCGAGGTGGTCGTTGGGGAGGCGGTTGACCTGCAGTTCACCAGAGAGATGGACCAACAGACGGGTTTCCCTGAACTGGTGGTTAGAGGACGTTCACAGACAAATGAATCAGCCTGACTGGACTTAAACCTGTCCTCACTGTCATCTTtattatcagaaaacaaaactgaattttattaatattttgaaGATAATTCACTCTATTTTAGGTGTAataaatgtcaaagaaaaaagCAACGAAAAAAGCCTGTGACATCTTGACTACCTTCCTGAAACCTTGCTGGGCTGTAACATTTATACAAGAGGGTGATACTCATAACACACTTCAATGAATACCAGTATGAAAATGTTGAGTCCAAGCAGCATAGACAGTTGTGATCTTTCCATTCACACTAGCAGGTTAGCTTGTTGACTCTAACTTGGATGGACCACCATCAGCCACGTTTAGACTTTCTCTGCATTGTTTGCTTTCAGCAAACAATTCCCTCCTTTGGTAGTTCTTCAGAGAAACAAAACTTTAGTTTGTTTCCAATAGTataaaaatgttacacaaaGAAGTAACACACGGGGATAGATGTTCCACCGCTGAGTTGACTGTGTGTTGATTAATACCGTCCTGTTAAACATTCTAATTACCTGACACTATTAAACAGTGGGAGCTGTTAATCCAAAGTGACATGAACACAGCATGAAACTATGTTTTGGAAACCTTGTTTTTGAATTTCATGCATTTCTGCTATATGTTGACGTCTTTTAGATCAGGAGGAAGTCATTGAAATGACGTGTACATCGAACATCGAGAGCCAAACTCGTGCTCGGAAAAGGCGCAAAATATTTCTTTTCCTGACTTCTTCCTGGAGGTTGTTAATATAGTACTTTCTGGTCTGTATGAAGTCCTCTGGGAGGACATATACAGATTCCATGCACACCACTGTCCTTGTAGTGTTGTCTGTTTTATGCAGCGTATGGACCCTCGTGGACTGAACAAAATTACAGAGAGCCCAGCTGACTCTCACAAAGTACTGGACACTGACCTTAATAACAACAACTCTGTGCCAGTGCTGCCTTTAGTCCCAGTGTGCATTCACAGAGGAGTATAATTAAGGCCTAATGGGGCTTTCAGAGAGCATGTAGCCTGTTCTGTGCTCATCGCAGAGGAGTTGAGGATGACAGAGCAAAACTCATTCAGTTCACAAAGCTTGAAGCAGGACTATGTCACGACAATCTGTATGAAAGTCATACTTCATTACTTTAATTAGGGAACTTTAATGGGTTGTCCACTAATCGAAACTTTACTGGTTTGATCCCCGTTGAAGCCAGTAAGACACTGAAGTTGACCCAGTTGGAAGGTGAGCATGTcggtgtttgagtgtgtgtgaatgggtgaattaGAAACACATTGTATAGCACTTTATAGAACCTAAGCTAAGGTTAAAAGGTGCTTTATAAGTGAGGACCATTTACCACTGAGGAGAAACACGTGATGAACACATAATAAATCGTGTTTACACTTAGTACCTAGCTACAACTGGCTGCCTGACTGTTGAAATACACCCGACATTCTGACTTGGATGGAAATCTGTTTTAAGATCGAACCTTCCTCCTGAGGTCTTGTTACAAATGTTGATTTCTGTTGAATATTTTAGGGCCTTTTAGGGCCCTGGATGAGAAGCGGTGGCTTTATGGGACCCATGAGCAGAATATGGGTCTGCTGGGGTTCCTGCGTGTCAGGGTTTGGATGAACGGCCTGAGATCTATCAAGAACGGCTTCTTGAGAGTTGTTCTGAGGGAAAGATTTGTCCTTGGTGGGATTTTCTTCATCGGACAAGGAGAGCAGGGAATACTTCTAGAGCACAGAGAGATTGAGTTCGGAGACAAAGTCAACACTCAAGAGGTCATCCGAGTTGTCAGGAGAAAATCACAGGAGCTGCATCCTTTAGAGAAGAAATAAAGCTTTCTGTTACCCCTGCTGGATCAGAATATGTGCTACAGAAAGTCTGGAAGCGTGTAAATGTTTGATTCGCTGTATAGAGAAAGATTTAGTGCCAGTTTGAGGAGGGGACATCTGTAAATTTTCAGATCTACACAACatcaggtttttctttcttttgtcttctgtgCCTAGCTGGACACCTGGCAAAGTTTTAGCTTTGCTCTTTGCAGCAACAATGTCATGGTGTAGTGTAAGTCACTGGAAATAACAGGTCATAGATCACTGTTCCTTGATACAGTTCAAGAGATAATGATTCAATGTAGAAGTCAAATATATGTATGAAATGTTTGAAGCACCATTATCTTGGGGAagtgtcttattttaaaatctgGCAGAAGTTTAGTTCATCACATGTACAGTTTGAGTGGGTTAATTCCCTGAACCATCTGATATTCATTGCTCGATTTCTGGcgtgtcattttgttgtcttgtgaTCAGATTTCTCACAGTGTTTCTGTCAGAATTCTAAAGTGTAGAGAACTTGGTTGTATTTCCTTGGAGTAGTGTTTACCGTGCTGTAGCAGGACTTTGCTGtgatagaaataaaactgaacagacTCTATTATTTGTACACGGCCTTCTGTTGGCCAGAATTCTTCTATTTTTTCTGCTCGCCGTccattcacacatttattcaaacAGCTGGGGATATCATGTTTCTGTCCGGACCTTGTGATTGGCAGAATAACACATTTAGACGTGTAGTTTA contains the following coding sequences:
- the LOC111582729 gene encoding bifunctional protein GlmU-like isoform X2; this encodes MRSSTLLICTCLPEVQPVRSLRHTMSSAGTGSSLRVHAVRFGPGQELLGSLQAFVEERRLRAPFIITCVGSVTKATLRLANATATNTNEVMHLTGRFEIVSLVGTLNPEAHLHISLADGEGRTIGGHVLGDLEVFTTAEVVVGEAVDLQFTREMDQQTGFPELVVRGRSQTNESA
- the LOC111582729 gene encoding bifunctional protein GlmU-like isoform X1, with translation MRSSTLLICTCLPEVQPVRSLRHTMSSAGTGSSLRVHAVRFGPGQELLGSLQAFVEERRLRAPFIITCVGSVTKATLRLANATATNTNEDTTRVKALGLLSQVMHLTGRFEIVSLVGTLNPEAHLHISLADGEGRTIGGHVLGDLEVFTTAEVVVGEAVDLQFTREMDQQTGFPELVVRGRSQTNESA